The Skermanella pratensis genome has a window encoding:
- a CDS encoding YVTN family beta-propeller repeat protein, with amino-acid sequence MKIAKVASAAAVVTAVLAGPALGQTVFVSNEKDNTLSVIDAGTLQVTKTIKVGKRPRGITLNADGSLLYICASDDDTVQVLDVATGKILHDLPSGEDPEQFALHPDGNHLFVSNEDDNVVTVVDIPQRKVAYQIEVGVEPEGMAVSPDGNWAVNTSETTNMVHWIDTAKRSLVDNTLVDARPRHAEFSRDGSKLWVSAEIGGTVSVIDTATRKVEHTVQFAIKGVAKDNIQPVGVKLTDDGRYAFVALGPANHVAVVNATTFEVEKYLLVGRRVWHLEFTPDQKRLFTSNGVSNDVSVIDVGTMSVLKSIPVGRYPWGLAIKG; translated from the coding sequence ATGAAGATCGCGAAGGTTGCGTCGGCGGCGGCAGTCGTGACGGCGGTTCTGGCCGGGCCGGCGCTTGGGCAGACGGTTTTCGTTTCGAACGAGAAGGACAATACGCTGAGCGTGATCGATGCCGGCACCCTTCAGGTGACGAAGACCATCAAGGTCGGCAAGCGCCCGCGCGGGATCACGCTGAACGCCGACGGCAGCCTTCTTTACATCTGCGCCAGCGACGACGATACCGTCCAGGTTCTCGACGTCGCGACGGGCAAGATCCTGCACGACCTTCCCTCCGGCGAGGATCCGGAACAGTTCGCGCTCCACCCCGACGGCAACCATCTTTTCGTCTCCAACGAGGACGACAATGTCGTGACGGTCGTGGACATTCCGCAGCGGAAGGTGGCCTACCAGATCGAAGTCGGCGTGGAACCGGAAGGCATGGCGGTCAGCCCGGACGGCAACTGGGCGGTCAATACGTCGGAAACGACCAATATGGTCCACTGGATCGACACGGCCAAGCGGTCCCTGGTCGACAACACCCTGGTGGACGCGCGGCCGCGCCACGCCGAATTCTCCAGGGACGGGTCGAAGCTGTGGGTGTCGGCGGAGATCGGCGGCACGGTGTCGGTGATCGACACGGCGACCAGGAAGGTGGAGCACACCGTCCAGTTCGCGATCAAGGGCGTCGCCAAGGACAATATCCAGCCGGTCGGCGTCAAGCTGACCGACGACGGGCGCTACGCCTTCGTGGCGCTCGGCCCGGCCAACCACGTGGCCGTGGTCAACGCCACGACCTTCGAGGTGGAGAAGTACCTGCTGGTCGGCCGCCGCGTCTGGCACCTGGAGTTCACCCCGGACCAGAAGCGGCTTTTCACGTCGAACGGAGTCAGCAACGACGTGTCGGTGATCGATGTGGGCACCATGAGCGTGTTAAAGTCGATCCCGGTCGGCCGCTATCCTTGGGGATTGGCGATCAAGGGATAG
- the pedF gene encoding cytochrome c-550 PedF, with protein MNARFVRLSAAALLLGGLVAASTGAFAHGDVTPQAVDTTGLEPLGAEWRESNPYRGNERAIEIGKSAFNQNCARCHGLGAVSGGIAPDLRFLEPGDSGDEWFKERVVNGAIRNGVTYMPKFDEALGQEALWTIRAWLETVAEQ; from the coding sequence ATGAACGCTCGGTTTGTCCGGCTCTCCGCCGCCGCCCTTCTGCTGGGCGGCCTCGTTGCCGCCTCGACCGGCGCCTTCGCCCATGGCGACGTCACTCCCCAGGCGGTCGACACCACCGGTCTGGAGCCGCTGGGCGCGGAATGGCGGGAGAGCAATCCCTACCGCGGCAACGAGCGGGCCATCGAGATCGGCAAATCGGCGTTCAACCAGAACTGCGCCCGCTGCCACGGCCTCGGCGCCGTCTCGGGCGGCATCGCGCCGGACCTGCGCTTCCTGGAGCCGGGCGACAGCGGCGACGAGTGGTTCAAGGAGCGGGTGGTCAACGGCGCGATCCGCAACGGCGTGACCTATATGCCCAAGTTCGACGAAGCCCTGGGACAGGAAGCCCTCTGGACGATTCGCGCCTGGCTCGAAACCGTCGCCGAGCAGTGA
- a CDS encoding substrate-binding periplasmic protein: MSGMIASWCRALAAAVVLTAAASAPALAVPLDDVVARGMVRIAVYRDFPPFSYREDGVLKGADVDLGKAIGEKLGLRVDFMELTADETMDDDLRNAVWKGPILGGGVADIMMHVPVNRSFAQRNDLVVIFGPYQRETYAVARDPGRISETAGFPVFQTEKIGVELDTVPDFYLSGAFGGRLAANVVHYTTVGQAVAGLRTGAVAAVFAPLSELEGALGPDRAKFPIGSMPAPNLSPAEWPIGLAVKHDARDLGYRVGDIVTELLESGKVTEIYRSHGLTHNRPAP; the protein is encoded by the coding sequence ATGTCGGGGATGATCGCTTCCTGGTGCCGCGCCCTGGCCGCCGCCGTCGTCCTCACGGCTGCGGCATCCGCTCCGGCCCTGGCCGTGCCGCTGGACGACGTGGTGGCGCGCGGGATGGTGCGGATCGCCGTCTACCGGGATTTTCCGCCTTTCTCCTACCGTGAGGATGGCGTCCTGAAAGGCGCCGACGTCGATCTGGGCAAGGCGATCGGCGAGAAGCTCGGGCTGCGGGTCGACTTCATGGAGCTGACGGCCGACGAGACCATGGACGACGACCTGCGCAACGCCGTCTGGAAGGGTCCGATCCTGGGCGGCGGCGTGGCCGACATCATGATGCATGTGCCGGTCAACCGGTCGTTCGCGCAGCGAAACGATCTGGTCGTCATCTTCGGGCCATACCAGCGGGAAACCTACGCCGTCGCCCGCGATCCCGGGCGCATTTCGGAAACCGCCGGGTTCCCGGTGTTCCAGACCGAGAAGATCGGGGTCGAACTGGATACCGTTCCCGATTTCTACCTGAGCGGCGCCTTCGGCGGCCGGCTCGCGGCGAATGTCGTTCACTACACCACCGTCGGGCAGGCGGTCGCCGGCCTGCGCACCGGTGCCGTGGCGGCGGTCTTCGCCCCGTTGAGCGAGCTGGAGGGAGCGCTGGGTCCCGACCGGGCCAAGTTCCCGATCGGATCGATGCCGGCCCCGAACCTCTCCCCTGCGGAGTGGCCGATCGGCTTGGCGGTGAAGCACGACGCCCGCGACCTCGGCTACCGGGTCGGGGACATCGT